AAGCTGCTTCCCCTTTCAAAGATTGGCCACATCCATGCTATTAAAATGGTTGCacttccaaaaaaaagaaaaatgtgattcAGACCTGCAAGAGGATTCCATTAAGTCATATGCCATTAATCATCTTGCAGCCTCCCACTCGCTCCTTCTACAACCACAATGCTGTCAGCAACATGAGACCAGTGCCTCGTTGGACAGGACAACCACCGAGACTACAGGGTGAATGGCTCATTTGTGTTATGTTCACATGGATATATATGGATATGTGCGATGTGTATAAATGTCATCTCCCCTGTTTTTAGGCACCTATTCAACCCAGTTTGTTGGTACCTCTGTTCCCCGTCGTGGATCGACCCCCATCGCTACAGTCAGACAGGCCTCCACCCAGGCTCCGCGCATCATAAGCTCCACACAAAAGACAAGTAAGTACCAGAAGTAGGGCAACATGACAAGCTCCATCCTTCTAAAATGTGCCATTTACGTGGATGGTAAATTGTCTTTATTTAGATAACATTGCCACGCAGACTGTAGGAGGGCGTACTGACATGCCTGGTATGACCAGAAGCGGCCAGTACAAGTACTCGTCTGCAGTGAGAAACGTCCAGCAGGTCGTTACTGTACCTGCACCCATGACGAGACTACAGGTACTGTAGTCAGTACTGTACTGTTCTCTAATCCTAAAACACACTCAGGACCAGAAACTACTGTGGAACAGTGATCTTCGCTGTTTGGGTTTCACAGCTGTTTCTGGTGCCCTGTACCCAGTGGAGTTTTCTTGTCAACAAAGCTATGTTGACATCTAGTTTTTCCTCACTAAGACATCATTGGAGTAACGCTGTTATACTCAATGTGTTCAGGTTATTCCTGCACCTGTGATGGAGCAACCGGTGCACATTCAAGGCCACGAGCCGCTCACCGCCTCAATGTTGGCTTCAGCTCCACTCATGGATCAGAAACAGCTTCTCGGTGTGGCATCAATCaattctgccttttttttctccttcttcttttaATGTAGATTGAAGCAacttgtgtatttggttgttaCCCTCTCTCTGCTGTGATACATAGGGGAGCGATTGTACCCAGTGATCCATGCCCTTCACCCAAACTTGGCTGGAAAAATCACTGGCATGCTGCTAGAGATCGACAACTCGGAGCTGCTGCACATGCTGGAGACGCCCGAGTCCCTGCACTCTAAGGTATAATTGTGTTCTTTTCTTATTGTCTTACGATATTACAGTTGCGGTTATGGACTGGTGCAGattacaatactttttttttttcttacttttttttaatgatttgtcTGTCATTCACATTTTTTAGATCTTAGATCTCAAAACCCTCAAGTCACATGTCTTTACCTGTCCCAAACATTACCACAGGTTTCCATTTTTTGTAGCCAAAAACTGGATACACTTGAGAGTCTGAGACCAGATAAGAGGAGTATGCAATGAGTCACTGTAAAAGTGACTTCTCTGAAGCTTAAACAAATGTTGATGGTATCACAGTGTTTCCCAGAGGTTGATgattattataatttatatttattgacAGAAAGAAAGCAGGAATATGccaagaaaaggagaaaattgTTTGGGATTACTTTGGAATAGTACAAagtctctgcaagaaagcagcACCAACCTCACCAGTCTGGCCAAGAACCAGTCCCGCACATAGCCCTTCGTAGAACTACGTGACATTTTTACTCTTCGCTTTTTCTACTGATTAACAAGCGAGATATAAAGTGTTAATTAGTTGCTAATGGGCAGattgtgttacctttggacagccaagctgtttcccctgtttccagtctttatgctaagctaggaaAACAAGCTCTTGGCTGTAGCAGTAACATTTACCGTACACACGAGTGATAATGATGAGACTTGTGTTGCTGAATCGTCCCATTGTCTTTTTCCCCTCCTTTGGTCAGGTGGACGAGGCGATTGCTGTCCTGCAGGCTCACCAGGCGAAGGAATGCTCTCCTAAGAAGTGAAGAGCCCTTTCAGGTCAGCAAACAACTTCCTCTTCCTCGGTTGAGACATTTCAGCAGTGAAAGGCGCACTTGACTGTTTACAACACATGTAGTAGTCAAGGTTTACAGTTACTACAAATGTATGTTTTACATTGGCAGTATTTTTGACTTAAATAAGGTGGGTGTTGGTTAAGATTTGACTATGTTCAGTGGCTGAGAGCAAAACTGAAGTGAATTAGAAGTATTGGGTGTAAATGAAATGACCTGTGCTAACCCGCCCCAATCCCAAACGGTTTTGCAAGTTATTTGCttatttgtttaaatgaaagttCTTGGTCTCTACTCTAAAAAATCCATTACATTTGACAAAAGCATCTAGACATTAGGACTTTGGTTGTAAAATGAAACAATCACAAATCGATAGTTTCCTGCACAGCTGTGTTTCAGACATTaaccatgtttttttcccccccagatGTCAACGACTTTCTGGAGGGAAAAAATAGAGTACAATTTAGAAAAAGAGATTTGTAAAGTTAaagctgttttgttgttgcaataCCTTTTTGGTTAGAAGATAAAGTTTACAGTATATGCATTAAACCTGTCTTGTGTCATTTGTTTAACACTAAAAGGAAATGCAGCATTACATCCACTTCGGGTTTAACATTGTACTTGTCCCCGTTCCAACAGCGCATGAGGTGGTCCTGGATGGTTCTATAGAAAAGTTCAGGGTGGGGGTTCTTTACAGAGGTGGAACGGTTATTCAAATGTATATTAACCAAACAAACCAGTTAGTCTTCATCCTTGAATACTTTTCTCTTGCAAAACTGAGAAATACCGTTTTGAAGACCCTTCCGATAAAGCAAAAATCTCACCTTTGTGTTGCTTGTCCAAGTTATCTAGTGAGGGTCTTCTTTGCTACCATGTGAACTGTGATGGGCTCTTTACTTCCCAGAGGTCGAAGGGTGGAAATCAACCACTAGTTGTGTGTGTAACCCCCAACTGCCATAAAAGCAAAAATGAGCCCCTTCCCCAGTAGAAAGCGAACCGTGACAAGCACCACAAAAGCAAGATTTGTTTATCAGttgtttttaaactgtatttttcagTATTACGAGTGGTTGGTTTTGCAAATGTCTGATTTACCGTTAAAACAATGCACAGCTACAGGTCATACTGTACTAGACAAAGACTGCATTAAATTGAGGACGGGTGTAGTTTCGTTTGACGCAAATTCAACATTTTATTGGTAAAAGGAACAATGTGTCCTTTCATGGCTATCAGGATTTGTCACAAAATGTCTTAAGATTGTCTCGAGTCGAGTACACAAGTCAGTTATGGAGACCATTAATGTTTACAAGAAATCTGAACAAAACTTGGAATGTACCATTTTCAGATTAAGAACTGAGCCTCAACACTAAACTCCAGTCCAGTTTAAACCCAAATTGTtgaagaaataaaattaaagtgaCTAAAAAGAGAAACAATGCTGTAATAAAGATTTTAAATTGAACCTGGGATTAAAGAATAGACTGAAGGAATGTCAAATTTGCCAAAGTTTATTGGGAGCCttcatacaaaaaatgaaattatgGCTGTAAAAAGTTACAAAGGATTATTGTTGACATTGATATACTTTTGGCATTTAAGGCCTATTAACCCAACAGTTTTGTAACTCTTTGCAATTAATTTTAAATCTAAAACGGTTTGATTTAAACAAGCAGAAAGACaggaatatttaaaaacatacagACCAATATACCTGTAGTTTACAACACAAACCCAAAAAAGATTTGAAAAGCAACTCAAACCTGCCTAATTTTCAATGGTGAACACATGAACTTGAGGCAACTTTTATTACACACAGCCAACTAATGTCAACGTGTCCGTTTCAATGACTGCAAACAATGTATTTACACTGACTTTCATGAGTGTCAGACTATCGGCGTGCCGGCATTAGGAGCTGCTTCGCCGTTACAGAATCAGGGAAAAGGTTGTGGTAGGTTGGTAAGGGAACGTAGGCAGCCGTTATCATTTTGCCTAGAAGAGAGaacaagaaaatgtaaaatcctGGAAAACTTGCCACTTTGTTATATTAAGATTCAAAACCAAACGGCATCTTCACATACCTGCAAACCAGCGTCCATGAAGTGCATTTACAGTTGCCATCGCTGCTGGTATTGAGGGACACTTCACATACACATTACCCTatgtgaaagaagaaaaaaagatgtcacAGTGTTGCTATCAAACCATTTAATCCAGTGACATCTGTGGATCAACTGGAACATGGACACTTTGTGCCTGTCGATCCACTTGGGATAGGTGGAATTTGTTATTTGGGTAAACTTACTTGAGCAGAGTTCTTATCAACATAAATGTGAACAATTCCTCCATGTTTGTTGCACTCTTCAATAACATCATCTTGGATCTCGACAGCCCAGCTGGGATCGTTTTCcctgaaacaaaacaagattttaaAAAGGATAATTTCACTTTACTGACTGGCCCGTATGTACACGTTGAAAGTCATTGGTGGGTGGTGGGTTGTTTAATTATTCATCTTATGATGGGAACAAAATCCTCATTTTGTGTAAAAATGACTAATGAAGTTTAGGTGAAGCAATTAGACCAAGGGCTCTTTCAATAAACATTTGGGCTTCTTAAAGATTTTTTTAGGGTCTTTCCTTCATTTAGAACACCTGAAGAGAGACGATACTGGTGAGAGATGGGGattacatgcagcaaagggcctccggtcagattcgaacccgggggcgcactctaccaggtgagctatagGCTGCCCCATAAATTTGGCTTCTGAATGTTTTAAGACAAACATTAACTTATGGAAATGATAATGTCCTTACGATTGTGGGTTGAACAGATTGGACAGCTGAAGGCAGTGTGTGGCCAACGGCTGTGAAGGGAGGTTCAAGGCTTGGCTTGGAGCTGGAGTCGGAACAGCTGAAACAAATGAATAGTAATTTGTCACCGAGTTTtccaataaacaaatacaaactgTTTTCTATTATCTAGGCCCTCACATGTTGGAGCAGAAATGTTTCCAAAGGGTATGGACCCAGTCATCTGTAGCGCCTGCTGAGCAGCAGGAGGGATTTTCAGACCAGTTCctgtggagagaaaaaagaaattaaatgttaatttaGGAAACTAAATCTAATGATTGCTTCATGAAAGCGACAGATTTGTCGATACAACAATGATGCCAGATATTACGAACCTTCTGCTAGTCGAGCCATAAGCTGTAGACGGCCTGTGGTTCCCAGGTCGATGCCAGTCCTCTCAAGTTCGTCGTTGTCCAGGAATGAGCTGGCTGTCGATGAGTCCGAGCGCTCTGTAACATGCCCCACCTTCATCGGACGTCCGGCCAGCTCGAAGCCATTGAGCTGCTCCAAGGCCTTTTTTGCACATTCTGCATCTGCAAACTTTAAAAAAGGGAAGTTAGAATCAAACTAGCTGCGAACACTAAAGCACTTAGAAGAAGACGAAGAAATAAAGATGCTTTAATTACCGATATGAAGCCATATCCTTTGGATCGTCCAGTCTCACTGTCCATCATTAGCTGGATTCCCTCAATCtttggaaacaaaaacacaccagGGAGGATTGTCATGAATGCATCTACAAACAAGTCAAAATGATAATTTGTACATGTGAAATGTGTTCCTGACCTTTCCAAAAGGCTCAAAGATCCCTCGAAGCATTTCTTCAGTAATGTTGAAGTGCAGGGAGCCCACGTACAGCCTCATTGGACCTGAACTGCCCTTCTGTAGATTGttggcagcagctgcagctctaTTTTTTTCTGCCTGTAATTACATGTATTGTAGAAAAGTAATGTAATCAAGTTAATTCATATGTCAATGTACAAATACCCAATTTGTCCAAATTCCAATGTAATCTAGGGTTAACAAGTTTCTATTTAAAAACAATTGTTATTGGATATTTATATGTTCTGTTACATCATGTAGAAATAATCCAGTCGCAGTCTATATTTAGATTAACCCACCTGAGAGGCCTGGACGATGATGGGCACTCCTAAAAGCCTCTGGCCAGTCAATCCAATAGCTAGTGGTACAGAAGAAGACTCCACAAACTCTATGTAAGCGATGCCCTTTGATCTCCTGGAGTTTCTGTCTGAGATCATTCTCACATCTCTTACCTACAGAGAATAACAGTGACAATTTAAGAGATATATTCTATACACAGACTTTCTGGATTATAcgcagggggaaaaaacaacttGAAAATCACTGACTTTTCCAACAGCTGAGAAGAAATCTTCCAGGTCTCGAGCTCTGATTCTTGCAGCGAGCTGCATACAGAAAACTGTGCGGGCATCCCTCTCCTCTGGTGTTAAATTGTCAATTGGTTGCCttaaaaagagagggaaaaaaaacaattgaaaaaGAAGGCCTCTGGAAACAACCTATTTAATGAATAGTGGGTGAAATTATCAACACTAAGAAGGTAAATCATAGACATACTCCCTGATTTTGTTATACGGCCCGATAGCATCCTCAAAATTTCttgaataaaaaacacattttcaaagatCTGTTAAAAACCTCAGTGAGTTTGAAGAAAATCACTGATTTCAAGGTGCTATAACAAAATCAGGTAATGTACCCTCAGAAAAAGCAGGTTTGTTAAGATTCATCTCACCTGATGGGACTCTTCTCTTTTTTCAAGGGGCTCCGACTTTTGGAACGTTTCcggctaaaatataaaaaggagaataattacttttaaattttttttaaataaagctgAAAAATTTATGTTTGGACGCATGCTTTGTATGAGAAAAGATACAGGGTCCTATTTTGGCCGTTTACATAGAGAGGGCATTTAAACTTTGAAGTTTAACATTTGTATTGCCAACACTGACATCTActgtagtacttttactgcaaaaACTAGCAATCAAGTAACTTCCTGCTCCAGCATCACAAATGCCTCTGGTTCTCCTACAGAGGCAACTTTAACAGAAGACATTTTCACATGTCGCAGTAGGAAACACACAAGAGTAAATGATACAATTAATAACAGCTAAATTCCATTAAGTTGCTTCCATTTCAGAATGTTGGTATTAAGCATACTGGCTTGTTCTCACACCGTCATGACTCATTCCAACACTTGAATAGAACCATCGTCAATGGTGTGCTTCTCCCACTATGACgaatcaaaatgtctgctgtgaaaaagggtTAAGATCAAGTTATATACGGTCATTGAGGTGTTAATTAAATTATACGTTTTACCAATGAGGTCATAGTGGTGATTTTGCACTGGACTGCATTATATTGGGAGGCATTTCTAATATTTTGACACCTTCATGTAAGGGGACGACAAAACCATTAGATACACTTCTATAATGtagtccagtacaacaccacatTTACCTCAATAATTGAATTTACACATTTGACAATTTCCAAAAAACAGCATACTATAAGCTTTATAAAGATAGATGTTATAGTCGGACTGTTGCATTGGATTGcacaggtgtacctaataaagtggacACAGTGTATATGTCATTAAGTATAAAAGGTCACATACACTGGGCTCTTGCGTGCTCTGTACCGGCCAGAGCGCTCCTTGCTTCGGGAGTTGCTGCGATGGCGCTCTCTGCTGCGGCTTCgttttctttctctgctctTGCTCCTCTTCTTACccttctttttgtctttgcttctgctcctcctcctcctagaGCCTGGGCTTCGGCTTTTGCTTCGGCTCCTCTTTTTCCTGAAACATGTTACAATATTGATATCGTCGTGCAAAATGAACACATGAATTAAATGAATACCACAAAGCTGTTATGCCATTTAATACATCAAAACTTACTTTCTGTTCTGGTCGTCATGTCCATTTGCATGAGAGGACTTGATCTCATCCTAAGCAAGGTTGATAGAAGAACATCATGAGGACGTAGATGAAACATTTCAAGTCGTCAAGGTAAAGGGGATGGGGTGGGACAAGAGAAAATGCAGaatatatattaaattaataataatacttcaATACTTCCTACTGCCATGTCTGGACAGTGTCCTTCCACCACCCCAATAGCTTCCCATcccactcctgttttttttataaggCTGCTCAGTACTTATGCAACAAAGCAAAGGGAGAGTGTCCAACATATTAGCTCAGTTCAGGAAGCTTTGACACAAGTCAGATCATCTCCATTCCCCTTCTTATAGGTCGTACCAATGCCACTATTTGTGCCTAATCATGTGACCACGCATGGCCCACGGCCACTAAAAGAGATCCTGTGTGGTTGGTGTCAGTCCAGTGATCTTCACCCATTTTCGTTCTTGGACTGTAAGAGCTCGATGCCACCTCTGTCACACATCTTGCCCTGAAGCAAACAGGGATTCACACTTCTTAGTAATATTGACgcccaagaaaaaaaaaaatgaataaaaaaaaaagaaaataaataaatccatcaaTTCAGCCACGTGTTACACTGCCATTATCTATAGTAATATTTCCAACCTTTTGACTTAAGGAATTATTAACTACTGAAAATAACTATAATACAATGATGCTAGATAGAAGTGTCTATTTTACAGTCATTCTAGTAATATATCAATATCTGTGGTATCGTGGAGCATGCAAAATCAAGATGCTGATTCACATTACAGTTGACTATGGCAAAGAGGCAGTATTCATATTTACCAGCAAGACAAATACATTACAATAATTCACCTGTATTTTTGCCATAAAATCATGATATGGCTCATGTGTTCGCACAATGAAGGTCCACAATCTGCATTTTCAAGCATACTGTTGTCAAACTACAACTAttggttttaaaacagttatAGATTTATACAAACACAATTCAGTATCCCTTATTAATTTggggaaattattatttttttaacaacgTCATACATTATTCTAACTAATGAGCAATTTGGGGTGACAGAGTGATACATTTTTATCCAAGCCACAgtgtaaaacatttgttttccatttcagaACTGGAGTTTAAAACTGACTATGTAAGACTGCACGTTCTGAAACAGTGATGGCATGCAGATTGTAAATCTGAATACTGCCTCCTATGCTGGACAGGTAAAGATGGGCTTATCAACCATTGGCATTCACCTTGTTGCAACCGAATAGGGATTGGATGTTCTAGGTTGAATCTCTTTTAGTCCTAAGGTGAACCACAGTACATCAGTATATGCACAATAACTACcttcctttttttcacagttcaCAGTGGAATCAAAGATGAATTCATGGGAGTAGAGGTGAGATATCATTAGGGAAGTCTATAAAGAGAGATAGATGtggatttatttataattcTGTATTGTGTTTTAAATACTCAATCACACCAACATTCAAGTAAACTTTGTCACAGTAGCAAATATAAAAAGGACTCCAGAGTAAATCATAACAGTGAAACAGGCCTCATCTCTGTAATCTGCAACCCACCTTTCTGAATGGAGCCTCCAGCATGGCCTCAAC
This genomic interval from Sander vitreus isolate 19-12246 chromosome 7, sanVit1, whole genome shotgun sequence contains the following:
- the rbm39b gene encoding RNA-binding protein 39b isoform X1 — translated: MADDFDVEAMLEAPFRKDEIKSSHANGHDDQNRKKKRSRSKSRSPGSRRRRSRSKDKKKGKKRSKSRERKRSRSRERHRSNSRSKERSGRYRARKSPVRKRSKSRSPLKKEKSPIRNFEDAIGPYNKIREQPIDNLTPEERDARTVFCMQLAARIRARDLEDFFSAVGKVRDVRMISDRNSRRSKGIAYIEFVESSSVPLAIGLTGQRLLGVPIIVQASQAEKNRAAAAANNLQKGSSGPMRLYVGSLHFNITEEMLRGIFEPFGKIEGIQLMMDSETGRSKGYGFISFADAECAKKALEQLNGFELAGRPMKVGHVTERSDSSTASSFLDNDELERTGIDLGTTGRLQLMARLAEGTGLKIPPAAQQALQMTGSIPFGNISAPTSVPTPAPSQALNLPSQPLATHCLQLSNLFNPQSENDPSWAVEIQDDVIEECNKHGGIVHIYVDKNSAQGNVYVKCPSIPAAMATVNALHGRWFAGKMITAAYVPLPTYHNLFPDSVTAKQLLMPARR
- the rbm39b gene encoding RNA-binding protein 39b isoform X2, with the translated sequence MADDFDVEAMLEAPFRKDEIKSSHANGHDDQNRKKKRSRSKSRSPGSRRRRSRSKDKKKGKKRSKSRERKRSRSRERHRSNSRSKERSGRYRARKSPVRKRSKSRSPLKKEKSPIRQPIDNLTPEERDARTVFCMQLAARIRARDLEDFFSAVGKVRDVRMISDRNSRRSKGIAYIEFVESSSVPLAIGLTGQRLLGVPIIVQASQAEKNRAAAAANNLQKGSSGPMRLYVGSLHFNITEEMLRGIFEPFGKIEGIQLMMDSETGRSKGYGFISFADAECAKKALEQLNGFELAGRPMKVGHVTERSDSSTASSFLDNDELERTGIDLGTTGRLQLMARLAEGTGLKIPPAAQQALQMTGSIPFGNISAPTSVPTPAPSQALNLPSQPLATHCLQLSNLFNPQSENDPSWAVEIQDDVIEECNKHGGIVHIYVDKNSAQGNVYVKCPSIPAAMATVNALHGRWFAGKMITAAYVPLPTYHNLFPDSVTAKQLLMPARR